The Plasmodium knowlesi strain H genome assembly, chromosome: 12 sequence aaaaaaaaaaaagggaaaaggattCCTTAAGAAGAAATGCACATAATTTTAATAACACGGGGCATCATTTGtaggatttttttcttttctctctttttttttttttttttaaatacaccTGTTTACCCTTCTGTCCAAACATATGTATGATTAATCACCATTTTTACCTTAAATAGTGAATTAACGGGCGCCACTTGAAGGTGTTACCACGTACCTACTCCATGGTTATAcctcatttttaattattcatTACTTTACCTATAGAAAACGAATCGCTTTCTTTTAAAGCACAGTTAACATCTCCTAATCCAAGAGACACTCCACTTATGGAACGTGTAATAGCTATACATTATATATACGCGAAGTTACATTTTTCcggaaaaaatgataagaagTGAAATACATTCCataacctttttaaaaagtggcttcttataaaaattaacataTATGGAAAATAGGACCGTTACTAAAAAGTACAAAAGCGAtcttcatttaattttttcattttattttaactgACCTAACCATATTTTACactttaaatatattttttttcctgtccgCAGTGCATCCTTAATACAACCTTATTAGTGAACAAATCGATTGTGACGAAGCCTAGATTCAAAATACTGCTATATATAAGGCGCCTTACGCATTAACCTTATAACTGTTCGAATTTTCGGTAAATCTCACACGTACCTCTTAATGTGAGTAACCACAGCGCATCAGCAAAATATGTAGTCACGTATTACCATTTCTACGTGTATGAGGATATCGATTTGTATGTTTAGTCCTGCTACCCACATGGACAGCCATTCTTAAGAGAAAATTGAACTGTGCAAAATGAAGCCTGAAAAACTTGTACCCGCCAATTTTAGTCTTCTTATCTCAGTCAGAATGGTAAATTCGTATTTACGTGCTTGTGCATGTACCACCCTAATTATTAGTCGTGAGGAAAATGCTCCATGGTTTCAAAATATCCTCGGGACTACCTTCCAGATTTATATCATTCTACATTgtaattcaatttttctttttcaccctcctctttttacttcaatgcattttttaatactgaaaaaaaaattttcacaatGGCAACGCAGTGGGGAATTGTTCCAACATAACATTATCTTGAGTACCCATCAATTCGCTTTTaggcagcaaaaaaaaaaaaaaaaaaatttacaagaaatcgaaaaaaatatataatagcATATCAATTCATTTAGTTAGAATTAGTTAAATGTGCGActgataaaaaaagtaagatGAGCAGAATAATGCCACTTTGTTTTTAATCAGAACTCGGTAAACGTTATTTGTAAGAAATCCTTTTCATCTATTGCTCGCCTTCATTTTCGTACATGCATTTTATATACCAGTAACGACGCCACATATTTCTTGAAACTGTATACCGCTTACAAAATACTTGCTATCAAAATTGCTGCATTAATATCACGTACATATTAACGCAGAAAAATAAtcataagaaggaaaaacaaatagaTAAATTGCGTACgatattatatgtacatgtttcTTTTCGGAGCAGCCAACTTTTAGGTGGCGTCTTAacagaacatatatatataggtcgACTTATTCTATtggtaaatttttatatacaGTGCGCATTTTTCTCTTGTTTCAATCCTTGCAGGGACCCCACTTTTACGAGCACTGCACCGgcgcatgtatttttttttctatacttAAAAAACACTAATaaaagtacaaaaataaatagaaGACTACATAAGAACAGACGGTACATTATAAATCTAGgttgtacgtatatgtataaacagaatgaaaaaaaaaaaaaaaaaaaaaaaagatttaatctatcacaaattttttttttttttttttttgtcctcgccccaaatgtatatatgtatatatacatatatatattgaaaGAATTGTCCTACTTCATAAACCTAATtgttgtaaaaagaaaatgttgcAAATCATTAAAGATGCAACTTAAAAATTGGATAAAGGTTTTAAATGACAactaaataaaatttctttttttttttttttctatccttttcctgcttttgttttattttttcgatttaGTAATGTAATTATTTGTTGCTTTGTTATTCttactgcttttttttttttttttttttttttttgaatttttattCCGTTCTTTTTGCTGCTCCCTTTTACgttctcttcttcttaatACCGATTAAAAGTgtttttgcccctttttatGAATCCGTGGACGATGATCGTACCGCAAATCGAACTACGTGTACAACACTAAAAAGCCTTCCCCAGTAAAACTAATTATTCtgcgaaaaaatatatagaaaaacATGGAAAGCAATGTACtgaaaaatggcaaattCGCTGCACTCAACCTGGCTGCTCCCATCATAAATGAAGGAATGAATGTCGGCAAAAGACTGATAGAAAAACTAACCATACCGACAGTGGCCGATATAATACTAACAATAACTTTTTTCGCTCTATACAAGTTATATAAtgactttaaaaaaatgaaggtatATCATCCCCCAGTGTGGGTGCATACTACTATGTGTACGTTTGAACTGCACTCATCTTCTCTCctttataattataaatgAAACAAAACTAACTTATACTAACATTACACACATTCCCATCTTCGTATTCTTCCATTCCATACCCCCAACGCAGTTCCTGCAACCACGAGAAAACCACCAAATAATATACGACGCGTTCGGAGTTCTAGAAGGAAATCTCAccacggaggaaaaaattcaaaggcAGTTaatgaaaatagaaaatcataacagaagaataaaaaaattacaggaTTGGTTTAAAGATGTAGAAAAGAGAGTAAAagcagaaaggaaaaagatagATTTAGCAACCGGAAGAGCCAAAAGTGATGATTTAATAGGAAGAGCAAAACATACGGCACAATATGTAATCAATCCGGAACAAGAAATAACGCTAGAcgataaggaagaaaaagaaataatggaaaatggagttaaaaaaatccaaaacgGGTTACAAATCATAGAAGAATTGATACAAAAGATTGATGACGGCACAGGGAAAATTCCAAAAGACAATTTAGGATCATATAGACAAGAAATAGAAATCCCTGAGGATAAAATGGCAGAATTTGATGAAGGCCTGGAATTATTTGAAGAAggcttaaaaataattcaagaTCGCGTACAGAACAATGCAGGAGAAAgtgaaatagaagaaataaaaatagaactAGAAGAACATAgcgatgaagaggaagatagGAATAACTCATCTTTCTATTTATATTCCCGAGATGCAAATGTACAAGAACCATGTTTATCATCAAAACTGGAAACATACAGAGGGAAAATGGCGGAAGTAGAAAAGTGGATAAACCAAGTAGATGAAACGATGAAAAACGAAGCAAAGAAGATAAGGGAAGGAGTAGAAGCGGAAGTTAAAGCACCCGAATCATATGCACAAGACGCAGGAAAGACGACAACAGTACAAGTAGAAAATAACacaatgaaagaagaaacacaTGATAATGAATACCAACAAGGACAAaccatggaagaagaaccaaCTGGTGAACTAACAGAAGAATGGAAAGttaatgaatggaaaaaatggatgaacaaTACAGAGAATGATTGGGAAAAATTTATGCAATCCTTTGAACGTCATAAGCAAATGTGGAttcaagaaaaggaaaatgaatgGGAAGAATGGCTCACAAATATTCACTACAATTGGCTTGGATTTACCACCAAATTGGAAGGAGATTATATAAGcgataaaacaaaatactggaaaaaatgggatgaAAATGAAT is a genomic window containing:
- a CDS encoding tryptophan-rich antigen; this encodes MESNVLKNGKFAALNLAAPIINEGMNVGKRLIEKLTIPTVADIILTITFFALYKLYNDFKKMKFLQPRENHQIIYDAFGVLEGNLTTEEKIQRQLMKIENHNRRIKKLQDWFKDVEKRVKAERKKIDLATGRAKSDDLIGRAKHTAQYVINPEQEITLDDKEEKEIMENGVKKIQNGLQIIEELIQKIDDGTGKIPKDNLGSYRQEIEIPEDKMAEFDEGLELFEEGLKIIQDRVQNNAGESEIEEIKIELEEHSDEEEDRNNSSFYLYSRDANVQEPCLSSKLETYRGKMAEVEKWINQVDETMKNEAKKIREGVEAEVKAPESYAQDAGKTTTVQVENNTMKEETHDNEYQQGQTMEEEPTGELTEEWKVNEWKKWMNNTENDWEKFMQSFERHKQMWIQEKENEWEEWLTNIHYNWLGFTTKLEGDYISDKTKYWKKWDENEWKGIIEMEWTRPMKVKWAKLVEKNEKIWGDKFFNYWDNWKDKKWNEWKNKNWKKKEEEQWNNFEEGKDLNNDENWKEWNERLLREKQEWKNWVNEKEDSLMDAEETHWKKWKEYKWNYLNEWMKQVKVKWLKAKPWEVWKQAGSDIYESNIKVKDDVQHSEREDSLSS